From a single Eleginops maclovinus isolate JMC-PN-2008 ecotype Puerto Natales chromosome 20, JC_Emac_rtc_rv5, whole genome shotgun sequence genomic region:
- the med20 gene encoding mediator of RNA polymerase II transcription subunit 20, giving the protein MGVTCVCQVPVTEGKSVQQTVDALHKKLEQLGAVKQGSFWVDCETYHPTGNVSGQPSKLLYVMHNSETPLSCMGLFEGGPCLIADANFDVLMVKLKSHFQNAKAHKVECRGSRYRYCDFLIKVGTVTMSSSARGISVEVEYCPCVVPGDCWNLTKEFMQSFLGTSVPELPSVFAAKPEGLFAPSDCVDTMTQYLELFNKLRKMQMPGSNVR; this is encoded by the exons ATGGGAGTCACTTG TGTGTGCCAGGTGCCGGTGACAGAGGGGAAGAGCGTGCAGCAGACAGTGGACGCCCTGCACAAGAAGCTGGAGCAGCTGGGTGCTGTGAAGCAGGGCAGTTTCTGGGTGGACTGTGAGACATACCATCCAACAGGAAATGTCAGCG GTCAGCCTTCCAAACTCTTGTACGTGATGCACAACTCTGAAACTCCTCTGAGCTGCATGGGTCTGTTTGAAGGTGGACCCTGCCTGATAGCAGATGCAAACTTTGATGTTCTCATGGTAAAGCTAAAAAGTCACTTCCAAAATGCCAAGGCACATAAGGTGGAGTGTCGTGGTTCTAGATACCGCTACTGTGACTTCTTGATAAAGGTTGGCACTGTAACAATGAGCTCCAGTGCCAGAGGGATATCAGTAGAG GTGGAGTACTGCCCCTGTGTGGTTCCAGGGGACTGCTGGAATCTCACAAAGGAGTTCATGCAGTCCTTTCTAGGAACCAGTGTCCCCGAACTGCCTTCTGTGTTTGCTGCCAAGCCTGAAGGACTCTTCGCACCATCAGACTGCGTTGACACCATGACTCAGTACCTGGAGTTGTTCAACAAACTTCGTAAAATGCAAATGCCAGGAAGTAATGTGCGTTGA
- the bysl gene encoding bystin, which yields MPKVKRSAGGGGEKSGGSMPLADQILQADTMRARGRVKSRDSRAEDEDKYVDERLSRKILQQARIQQEELQTEYGLAPEKKKTPVTVLGPDSQDADSDEEWPALGAAGADEGDVAGDTEVTVDPDDEKAMEMFMNKNPPMRRTLADIIMEKITEKQTEVGTVMSEVSGHPMPELDPRVIEVYKGVNKVLSRYRSGKLPKAFKIVPALSNWEQILYLTEPETWTAAAMYQATRIFSSNLKERMAQRFYNLVLLPRVRDDIAEYKKLNFHLYSALKKALFKPGAWFKGILIPLCESGTCTLREAIIIGSILTKCSIPVLHSSAAMLKLAEMEYNGANSIFLRLLLDKKYALPFRVLDALVAHFLSFRSEKRVLPVLWHQSLLVMAQRYKADLASEQKTALLELLKIQTHPQISAEIRRELQNSESRDLEIGLPVTVEMD from the exons ATGCCGAAAGTAAAACGATCGGCCGgcggaggaggagagaagagcgGAGGATCCATGCCGCTGGCTGACCAGATCCTGCAGGCAGACACCATGCGAGCCCGAGGCCGAGTGAAGAGCAGAGACAGCCGGGCAGAAGACGAAGACAAGTACGTAGACGAGCGGCTTTCCCGGAAAATCTTACAACAGGCTCGGATCCAACAAGAGGAGCTTCAGACCGAATATGGCCTGgcaccagagaagaagaaaacaccAGTCACTGTTCTCG GGCCTGACTCTCAGGATGCAGACTCTGATGAGGAGTGGCCAGCACTGGGAGCAGCAGGTGCAGATGAAGGGGATGTTGCGGGTGACACTGAAGTCACCGTTGACCCTGACGACGAGAAGGCCATGGAGATGTTCATGAATAAAAACCCTCCAATGAG ACGGACCTTAGCTGATATCATCATGGAGAAGATCACAGAGAAGCAAACTGAAGTAGGGACAGTAATGTCAGAGGTGTCAGGGCATCCAATGCCCGAGCTTGACCCAAGAGTGATAGAAGTCTACAAAGGTGTCAATAAG gTTCTGTCAAGATACCGCAGCGGTAAATTGCCAAAGGCTTTTAAAATAGTCCCAGCACTTTCAAACTGGGAGCAGATTCTTTATTTGACTGAGCCTGAGACCTGGACGGCAGCTGCCATGTACCAAGCAACAAG AATTTTCTCGTCTAATCTGAAAGAGCGAATGGCCCAGAGGTTTTACAACTTGGTGCTTCTTCCCCGAGTACGGGATGATATTGCAGAGTACAAGAAACTCAACTTTCATCTCTACAGCGCTCTGAAGAAGGCCTTGTTCAAACCAGGGGCATGGTTCAAAG GTATACTGATCCCTCTGTGTGAGTCTGGGACATGTACTCTGAGGGAAGCCATCATCATCGGAAGCATACTCACAAAGTGCTCCATCCCTGTGCTCCATTCCAG TGCTGCAATGCTTAAGTTGGCAGAGATGGAGTACAATGGCGCCAACAGCATTTTCCTGCGCCTCTTGCTTGACAAGAAATACGCCCTGCCTTTCCGTGTCCTAGATGCCTTGGTGGCCCACTTCCTGTCCTTCCGCAGTGAAAAACGTGTGCTTCCTGTGCTGTGGCATCAGAGTTTACTCGTCATGGCTCAGCGCTACAAGGCTGACCTGGCCTCCGAACAGAAAACGGCCCTGCTGGAGCTGCTCAAGATACAAACACACCCTCAGATTTCTGCAGAGATTCGCAGAGAACTTCAAAACTCGGAGTCAAGAGATCTTGAAATTGGGCTCCCTGTTACAGTTGAAATGGACTGA